From the Bacillus sp. SM2101 genome, one window contains:
- a CDS encoding anti-sigma factor domain-containing protein, translating into MKKGVIMEISSKFVTVLTDEGEFLRTNKLLEQQYDIGQEIIFPPFREGKRSYSFLLNISRIDKWKLALVSTIATLLVIISVLPFYTPNKVFAYMSIDINPSIELSINNKLEVLSVTALNTEGERIIENLSDWEKQDITFVTNSIIDESKKYGYLIEGSNLLITTVQIHQGSTTKDIEKKLEEKIVIISETLEKDTIHVTSVKSDENTRKKAEEQGISTGKYLIEEVENRDKEHKEGEDAKTSSNHLKNESIIKLENQREKKEAKDKKDKRDHENKKVIKDKRDDESKKDKKDKRDQENIKDKKDKRDQENIKDKKDKRDHENQKDKKDKRDQENIKDKED; encoded by the coding sequence TTGAAAAAGGGGGTCATTATGGAAATAAGCAGTAAATTTGTTACAGTATTAACAGATGAAGGAGAATTTTTACGGACAAATAAGCTGCTAGAACAACAATATGATATTGGTCAAGAGATCATATTTCCGCCCTTTCGTGAGGGGAAAAGAAGTTATTCATTTTTGTTAAACATTTCACGAATTGATAAATGGAAGCTTGCACTTGTTAGCACAATAGCCACTCTATTAGTTATCATTTCTGTTTTACCATTTTATACACCAAATAAGGTATTTGCTTATATGTCTATTGATATTAACCCGAGTATAGAATTATCTATAAATAATAAGCTAGAGGTTTTAAGTGTAACAGCACTTAACACCGAGGGTGAAAGAATTATTGAGAATTTATCAGATTGGGAAAAACAAGATATTACGTTTGTCACAAATTCTATCATTGATGAAAGCAAGAAGTATGGATATTTAATTGAAGGTAGTAATCTACTTATCACAACGGTACAAATACATCAAGGATCTACAACAAAAGATATTGAAAAAAAATTAGAAGAAAAAATTGTGATAATATCTGAAACATTAGAAAAGGATACTATTCATGTTACTTCTGTTAAAAGTGATGAAAATACACGTAAGAAAGCAGAGGAACAGGGTATCTCTACTGGTAAATACTTAATTGAAGAAGTTGAAAATAGAGATAAAGAGCATAAGGAAGGTGAGGATGCTAAAACATCCTCTAATCACTTAAAAAACGAAAGCATTATTAAGTTAGAAAATCAAAGAGAAAAGAAAGAAGCAAAGGATAAAAAAGATAAAAGGGATCATGAAAACAAAAAGGTCATAAAAGATAAAAGGGACGATGAGAGCAAAAAGGATAAAAAAGATAAAAGGGACCAAGAGAACATAAAGGATAAAAAAGATAAAAGGGACCAAGAGAACATAAAGGATAAAAAAGATAAAAGGGATCATGAGAACCAAAAAGACAAAAAAGATAAAAGGGACCAAGAGAACATAAAGGATAAAGAAGATTAA
- a CDS encoding alpha/beta-type small acid-soluble spore protein — translation MGRSSNKLLVPGIEQALDQIKFEIAQEFGVNLSPDSASRANGSVGGEITKRLVTQAQHHINGQFPK, via the coding sequence ATGGGGCGTAGTAGTAATAAATTACTTGTGCCTGGTATAGAACAGGCGTTAGATCAAATAAAATTTGAAATAGCTCAAGAATTTGGCGTGAATTTAAGTCCAGATAGTGCTTCACGAGCGAACGGGTCTGTAGGTGGAGAAATCACGAAAAGACTCGTCACTCAAGCTCAGCATCATATTAACGGGCAGTTTCCAAAATAA
- a CDS encoding ferritin gives MISKKLLEGLNEQMNFEFYSAHAYMAMAAYCSSESFDGFANFFLVQAEEERFHAMKFYNFINALGERATIIGFPEPNNEFSSLLDAYEKALSHEKEVTKRIYQLSDIALDEREHATINFLKWFIEEQVEEEDLFDSIIQKLKRIENDSNAIFMLDNEFAGRSFSPESE, from the coding sequence ATGATAAGTAAAAAATTACTTGAAGGTTTAAATGAACAAATGAATTTTGAATTTTATTCTGCACATGCATATATGGCAATGGCAGCATACTGTTCGTCTGAAAGCTTTGATGGTTTTGCGAACTTCTTTTTAGTCCAAGCAGAGGAAGAACGTTTTCATGCGATGAAATTTTATAACTTTATTAATGCTTTAGGTGAACGTGCAACAATTATCGGTTTTCCTGAACCAAATAATGAATTTTCATCCCTGTTGGACGCTTATGAAAAAGCGTTAAGCCATGAAAAAGAAGTTACCAAGCGTATATACCAATTATCAGACATTGCATTGGATGAGCGTGAACATGCAACGATTAATTTTTTGAAATGGTTTATCGAAGAGCAAGTTGAAGAAGAGGATTTATTTGATAGTATTATTCAAAAATTAAAGCGTATTGAAAATGACAGCAATGCTATCTTTATGTTAGATAATGAATTTGCTGGCCGCTCTTTTTCACCAGAATCTGAATAA